A section of the Leishmania panamensis strain MHOM/PA/94/PSC-1 chromosome 3 sequence genome encodes:
- a CDS encoding hypothetical protein (TriTrypDB/GeneDB-style sysID: LpmP.03.0640) codes for MSSHYRELNQLFVDANGQPDFDSSVEISASLPIKQLFQARSLLCLISRSSEATTTSSTNPSTVRPVHETTALLRTCNAVLRWAAAEKTGQGQGDAAVAARAAAVGQIDSLQSPDECRMAWKFLATFAGQPSAIACIEKALTEVAVDFHYAMARPRQFDMFVHLSAMEKFFIDGDSLLMAALSSPHVDWDLMQPLHVLYNAQALLRGLQSRGGHFHVVFFRNTTWFWAPAPQKLFIREALRETLTAVAATNPDSQLVVGTFDSFHCEEFSAYVSKYEPEFLLMSDGEQLGHETELTHLFHNHTEEELLRLENESSVGEEGAPVSAASMTPLTDEEKLELKQRVMEDQTIELKRPYRSLVENESHGDTVAFYYHCFLTWATARRIKVAYSSRIITRENAVVVFAVTVESSNLARSLVLEPSSTKLAAALERPVPLPTLSDASLTLTKDGQLSRREQVVLAAVHAYLHAGGSAAPRTEQQMQLCQVMVITAYCTALVSAELRAQRGATSPLVAAFLNEIAPYLLQAFQHCECATGRGTEFDVYDGHLITIMAHLLRSTPAAQLLDEDGVTDVNFSWQDVVGDESATITASALSALPDVILAEPKKAMKYPHLTHDLIDQLARALQVEGHVSNRLYPATLGNANELGGWVVSHPFDELNDVVDAHVERESQRNLTERERRKLLAIEAAFVTDAAQQAESMGIRGFTAGTLAVVCSDSEEDESAAATDGAAGANTGRATRKVKPQHSGQKNKKARSREDIIREEANVRDANKTVQDWAQQVRELCRTTDQAIRSTDVADSVGLLTAAIARMSGTSFGRNFDPGEVLKDDGTVPLPLAMWRLLVEMSGMREAEFAFTITDDDAEGSAAADKKKKPAKDKRTTTLYAFGLIADLVEENITSAKSGSHGDDNWGKLERLRKVKKGLTMYDATAYLNWVYLTYVQLHFLCKLMTRVVRLQLVQWKTERERARQAQEPPNLQVGVPLFLYCHHKVLSCIRDNGVAISTDDLDLVRSALAHFDFPASYYEKVDAAITKWQNSPVSALPPSHRPRQKACVDTPEMMQLMYMGHLLERPAIPTKDYRVLFNPDGWQRELLDIVDNRGSAVVCAPTSAGKTFISYYCMYSALKTSNTKVVVYVAPNRALINQAVADVCARYGSKKYSFPGRNVYGVHGGADYHRYVDSCQVLVTLPEVLETLLMSPKYKEWTKRLDYVILDEIHTMESSGNGDVWERVLALLPCPFVALSATLGETQQLCGWLNRVQQRLETQLLPEVAKRDFTVHDIPSSGSIQRWNDIKKYIYLPPPGYHPQLKKLTAKYSNRHIHDLHPLSILTLEQLQGGFPPDITLVPSEVVQLYEKMSTLFVEHVFAKWSKIAIVQAMKAQLGMLLPEAYFQQENYITQQRARQYEADVKNAFAYWVYLIKGRDAAGLEVLSEEEATAFNTDMRELCETILQTFSQRLRENEAQLDRYATDAALNQEGRPVDASAAEEEATTSGAATTAVAQSRRAFFPESKEFIADNIISVLRELNSRDMGPTIIFTFEGEDCDDLTKAIITRLEDAEAAYRQTEEFAQHRAAMERKAAAAEAVRRQRESTLKQKKLTTDDGGEVDRADRDVDNNVNDDEDYVVPDVLPEFTFIGQYCTIDPIVVKEAVEECIKRGDTLCARAIQRGVGIHHAGVKGKLRRMMEILFRGRHCGVICATETLALGIHSPCRSVVLAGDHVLLNTTQFRQMMGRAGRRGLDYLGHLIFLSVSMKKITRLMTSSMTVIKGNVQVDPITQLRLIQLYDYARHRNLKGAEEWSRRALGMAERLYVNPLFFAGRAAMEDGNMEPFTVEFAQMLLGFLHREGLHFKDRPSSLGSLLVDAMYVFRNAQVGTEGFAFISMITRKVFAKARLARRFSYLAPSDDAVVQEAKAELLAYLFSVNKACGVPLELHRSALSDPAVIELWAGRRVAKQHRVVLAPLDVCSPAMKPFSYVSVFRMISAFYTYLASTLKEPADTRLPYMCPKTKKKNCIFGGKSEMPLMAKLKETAEPYAARDPFVAISGCGDHFVHSEDLVTTLRRGLFCDRRMLPVLDLTDGCRHDGAQVLINACITDFVRCKAQIDSVRSNFRFTLLEELNGLSQSESYAVLNQAERLLSNIAGLTRDAKQTPLQVLSALYPERERGVNVAEEDLKFYAGTLGVVDFATQLHELRPHIDKELAMVQWRTRVAEMRRTK; via the coding sequence ATGTCATCGCACTACCGCGAGCTGAATCAGCTCTTCGTGGATGCCAATGGCCAGCCGGACTTCGACTCCAGCGTTGAGAtcagcgcgtcgctgcccaTCAAGCAGTTGTTCCAGGCGCGGTCTCTGCTCTGCCTGatcagcaggagcagcgaggccaccaccacgagcaGCACGAACCCATCCACGGTGAGGCCCGTGCACGAGACGACGGCGCTACTGCGCACGTGcaatgcggtgctgcggtgggcTGCGGCCGAGAAGACAGGGCAAGGGCAGGgagacgctgccgtcgccgcgagAGCTGCGGCTGTAGGCCAGATCGACTCCCTGCAGAGCCCCGATGAGTGCCGGATGGCGTGGAAGTTCTTGGCAACCTTCGCCGGTCAGCCTAGCGCCATCGCGTGTATTGAGAAGGCTCTGACCGAGGTGGCTGTCGACTTCCACTACGCCATGGCCCGCCCCCGCCAGTTCGATATGTTTGTCCACCTGAGCGCCATGGAGAAGTTCTTCATCGACGGCGACTCGCTGCtcatggcggcgctgtcgtcgccgcacGTTGACTGGGACCTcatgcagccgctgcacgtgCTCTACAATGcccaggcgctgctgcgtggcctGCAGTCGCGTGGCGGTCACTTCCACGTCGTCTTCTTCCGCAACACGACGTGGTTCTGGGCGCCTGCTCCACAGAAGCTCTTCATCCGCGAAGCTCTGCGCGAGACGCTGACAGCCGTCGCCGCGACGAACCCCGACAGTCAGCTGGTGGTGGGTACCTTCGACAGCTTCCACTGCGAGGAGTTTTCGGCCTATGTGAGCAAGTACGAGCCAGAGTTTCTTCTCATGTCCGATGGCGAGCAGCTCGGCCACGAGACGGAGCTGACGCACCTCTTCCACAACCacaccgaggaggagctgttGCGCTTGGAGAACGAGAGCAGCGTCGGTGAGGAAGGCGCTCCCGTCTCTGCGGCAAGCATGACGCCATTGACCGACGAGGAGAAGCTCGAGCTGAAGCAGCGTGTCATGGAGGACCAGACAATAGAGCTGAAGCGTCCCTACCGAAGCCTCGTCGAGAACGAGAGCCACGGCGACACGGTGGCCTTCTACTATCACTGCTTCCTCACGTGGGCCACGGCGCGGCGCATCAAGGTTGCCTACTCCTCCCGCATCATCACCCGCGAGAATGCCGTCGTGGTGTTCGCTGTCACCGTTGAGAGCAGCAACTTGGCGCGGTCGCTGGTGCTCGAGCCCAGCTCCACGAaactggcggcggcgctcgaGCGCCCCGTGCCGTTGCCGACGCTTTCCGATGCCTCCCTCACGCTGACGAAGGACGGTCAGCTCTCCCGCCGTGAGCAAGTTGTGTTGGCTGCGGTGCATGCCTACTTGcacgcaggcggcagcgccgcaccgcgCACGGAGCAGCAGATGCAGCTGTGTCAGGTGATGGTGATCACTGCCTACTGCACCGCCCTCGTGAGCGCtgagctgcgtgcgcagcgcggcgctaCGTCGCCGTTGGTGGCTGCCTTCCTCAACGAGATAGCGCCATACCTCCTGCAGGCCTTCCAGCACTGTGAGTGTGCCACAGGACGCGGCACGGAGTTTGACGTGTACGACGGCCACCTGATCACCATCatggcgcacctcctccgctcaacgccggcggcacagctgctcgACGAGGACGGCGTCACGGATGTGAACTTCAGTTGGCAGGATGTGGTGGGCGATGAGTccgccaccatcactgcCAGCGCGCTCTCCGCGCTGCCCGACGTCATCCTCGCAGAGCCGAAGAAAGCCATGAAGTACCCTCACCTCACCCACGACCTCATCGATCAGCTTGCCCGCGCCCTTCAGGTGGAGGGGCACGTGTCGAACCGACTGTACCCCGCGACGCTCGGCAACGCCAACGAGCTCGGCGGCTGGGTCGTGTCGCACCCGTTTGATGAGCTGAACGATGTCGTGGACGCCCACGTGGAGCGCGAGTCGCAGCGTAACTTGACGGAGCGCGAGCGCCGCAAGCTGCTCGCCATCGAGGCGGCCTTCGTCACTGACGCGGCCCAGCAGGCGGAGTCGATGGGCATTCGCGGCTTCACAGCCGGCACCCTGGCGGTGGTCTGCTccgacagcgaggaggacgagtcggcggcggccacgGACGGCGCGGCCGGCGCGAACACCGGCAGAGCGACCAGAAAAGTGAagccgcagcacagcggtCAGAAGAACAAGAAGGCGCGCAGCCGCGAGGACATCATCCGCGAAGAGGCAAACGTGCGGGATGCGAACAAGACGGTGCAGGACTGGGCTCAGCAGGTGCGCGAGCTGTGCAGGACGACGGACCAAGCGATCCGGTCGACAGACGTCGCGGACAGCGTCGGCTTGCTGACAGCGGCCATCGCCCGCATGTCGGGCACGTCGTTTGGCCGCAACTTTGACCCTGGCGAGGTGCTCAAGGATGACGGCAccgtgccactgccgctggcgaTGTGGCGCCTGCTCGTGGAGATGAGCGGCATGCGTGAGGCGGAGTTCGCCTTCACTATCACCGATGACGACGCCGagggcagcgcggcggctgacaagaagaagaagccaGCCAAGGACAAGCGCACGACGACCCTCTACGCCTTCGGCCTCATCGCGGACCTCGTAGAGGAGAACATTACGAGCGCcaagagcggcagccacggcgACGACAACTGGGGCAAGCTGGAGCGACTCCGcaaggtgaagaagggcCTCACCATGTATGACGCGACAGCCTACCTGAACTGGGTCTACCTCACCtacgtgcagctgcacttcCTGTGCAAGCTCATGACTCgtgtggtgcggctgcagctggtgcaaTGGAAGACCGAGCGGGAGCGGGCGCGGCAGGCGCAGGAGCCTCCCAACCTCCAAGTCGGCGTCCCGCTCTTCCTCTACTGCCATCATAAAGTGCTCTCTTGTATCCGCGACAACGGCGTGGCGATCTCGACGGACGACCTCGACTTGGTGCGCTCCGCCCTCGCGCACTTCGACTTCCCGGCCTCGTATTACGAAAAGGTGGACGCCGCGATCACCAAGTGGCAGAACAGCCCCGTCTCCGCCCTGCCGCCGAGCCACCGCCCACGGCAAAAGGCCTGCGTTGACACGCCAGAAATGATGCAGCTCATGTACATGGGCCACCTCCTGGAGAGGCCGGCGATTCCCACGAAGGACTACCGCGTTCTCTTCAACCCTGATGGGTGGCAGCGGGAGCTGCTCGATATTGTGGACaaccgcggcagcgccgtcgtgtGTGCGCCGACGTCGGCGGGCAAGACGTTCATCTCGTACTACTGCATGTACAGCGCGCTGAAGACGTCGAACacgaaggtggtggtgtacGTGGCGCCAAACCGTGCCCTCATCAACCAGGCCGTTGCCGATGTCTGTGCCCGCTACGGGTCGAAGAAGTACTCCTTCCCCGGCCGCAACGTCTACGGCGTGCACGGTGGTGCCGACTACCACCGCTACGTGGACAGCTGCCAGGTGCTCGTGACGCTGCcagaggtgctggagacACTGCTGATGTCGCCCAAGTACAAGGAGTGGACGAAGCGGCTCGACTACGTCATCCTGGACGAGATCCACACaatggagagcagcggcaacggcgatGTCTGGGAACGCgtgctggcgttgctgccctGCCCATTTGTGGCCCTGTCCGCCACCCTTGGCGAGACGCAACAGCTGTGCGGGTGGCTGAATCgcgtccagcagcggctggagacgcagctgctgccggagGTGGCCAAGCGCGACTTCACCGTACACGACATTccctccagcggcagcatccaGCGGTGGAACGACATCAAGAAATACATATACCTGCCCCCACCCGGCTACCACCCGCAGCTGAAGAAGCTGACGGCGAAGTACTCGAACCGGCACATCCACGACCTGCACCCGCTGTCGATCCTCACGCtagagcagctgcagggcggCTTCCCGCCAGACATCACGCTGGTGCCGAGTGAAGTGGTGCAGCTGTACGAGAAGATGTCCACCCTCTTCGTCGAGCACGTCTTCGCGAAATGGTCGAAGATCGCCATCGTACAGGCGATGAAGGCGCAGCTGGGCATGCTCCTACCAGAGGCGTACTTCCAGCAGGAGAACTACAtcacacagcagcgcgcgcggcaGTACGAGGCGGACGTCAAGAACGCCTTCGCCTACTGGGTGTACCTCATCAAAGGCCGCGACGCCGCTGGGCTCGAAGTGctgtcggaggaggaggccaccGCCTTCAACACCGACATGCGCGAGCTGTGTGAAACGATCCTGCAGACCTTctcgcagcgcctgcgcgagaacgaggcgcagctggacAGGTACGCGACGGACGCGGCACTGAACCAGGAGGGGCGGCCAGTggacgcctctgctgccgaggaggaggccaccacaagcggcgctgccacgaCGGCGGTCGCGCAGTCCCGCAGGGCCTTCTTCCCTGAGTCGAAGGAGTTCATTGCTGACAACATCATCAGCGTGCTGCGGGAGCTGAACAGCCGCGATATGGGGCCCACGATTATCTTCACCTTCGAGGGCGAGGACTGCGACGACCTCACGAAGGCCATCATCACCCGTCTCGAGGACGCCGAGGCGGCGTACCGGCAGACAGAGGAGTTCGCGCAGCACAGGGCGGCCATGGAGCGCAAGGCTGCCGCGGCAGAGGCCGTACGCCGGCAGCGCGAGTCGACGCTGAAACAGAAAAAGCTGACGaccgacgacggcggcgaggtggaCCGGGCGGACCGCGACGTGGACAACAACGtgaacgacgacgaggactACGTGGTGCCAGATGTGCTGCCAGAGTTCACGTTCATCGGGCAGTACTGCACAATCGACCCGATtgtggtgaaggaggcggtggaggagtgcATCAAGCGCGGTGACACACTCTGCGCCCGCGCCATCCAGCGCGGTGTCGGCATCCACCATGCCGGCGTGAAGGGTAAGCTGCGCCGTATGATGGAGATCCTCTTCCGTGGTCGGCACTGCGGCGTCATCTGCGCCACAGAGACGCTTGCCCTGGGCATCCACAGCCCGTGCCGCTCCGTCGTTCTCGCCGGCGACCACGTGCTGCTCAACACGACACAGTTCCGCCAGATGATGGGCCGCGCCGGTCGCCGTGGGCTCGACTACCTTGGCCACCTCATCTTCCTCAGTGTCAGCATGAAGAAGATCACGCGCCTCATGACGAGCAGCATGACGGTGATCAAGGGCAACGTGCAGGTGGACCCGatcacgcagctgcgcctgaTCCAGCTCTACGACTACGCCCGCCACCGCAATCTCAagggggcggaggagtgGAGTCGGCGTGCGCTGGGGATGGCGGAGCGGCTGTACGTCAAcccgctcttcttcgctggtCGGGCGGCGATGGAAGACGGCAACATGGAGCCCTTCACAGTCGAGTTCGCGCAGATGCTCCTTGGCTTCCTGCATCGCGAGGGTTTGCACTTCAAGGACCGGCCGTCCTCGCTTGGTTCTCTGCTCGTGGACGCCATGTACGTATTCCGCAACGCGCAGGTCGGCACGGAGGGGTTCGCGTTTATCTCCATGATCACACGCAAGGTGTTCGCCAAGGCACGCCTGGCGCGCCGCTTCAGCTACCTGGCACCGTCCGACGACGCGGTCGTGCAGGAAGCGAAGGCGGAGCTCCTCGCGTACCTCTTCTCTGTGAACAAGGCGTGCGGGGTGCCGCTGGAGCTCCACCGCTCTGCGCTGAGCGACCCGGCCGTAATCGAGCTGTGGGCCGGCCGCCGCgtggcgaagcagcaccgcgtcgTCCTGGCGCCGCTCGACGTCTGCTCGCCGGCGATGAAGCCATTCAGCTACGTGTCGGTGTTCCGCATGATCTCCGCCTTCTATACCTACCTCGCCAGCACGCTGAAGGAACCGGCCGACACGAGACTGCCGTACATGTGCCccaagacgaagaagaagaatTGCATCTTTGGCGGCAAGTCGGAGATGCCGCTGATGGCGAAGCTGAAAGAGACAGCCGAGCCGTACGCCGCCCGCGACCCGTTTGTTGCcatcagcggctgcggcgaccACTTTGTGCACAGCGAGGACCTCGTCACGACACTGCGCCGTGGCCTCTTCTGCGACCGCCGcatgctgccggtgctggaCCTGACGGACGGCTGCCGCCACGACGGGGCGCAGGTGCTGATCAACGCCTGCATCACCGACTTTGTGCGCTGCAAGGCACAGATCGACTCGGTCCGCTCAAACTTTCGCTTCAccctgctggaggagctaAATGGGCTTAGCCAGTCGGAGAGCTATGCCGTGCTGAACcaggcggagcggctgctgtcGAACATAGCGGGACTGACGCGAGATGCCAAGCAAacgccgctgcaggtgctgagCGCCCTCTACCCCGAGCGCGAGCGCGGCGTGAACGTCGCCGAGGAGGACCTCAAGTTCTACGCCGGCACGCTAGGCGTGGTCGACTTTGCCACTCAGCTGCACGAGCTTCGGCCGCACATCGATAAGGAGCTGGCGATGG